One Candidatus Binatia bacterium genomic region harbors:
- the purH gene encoding bifunctional phosphoribosylaminoimidazolecarboxamide formyltransferase/IMP cyclohydrolase: MSSNAPIRRALLSVSDKNGVLELAQGLAAHNVELLSTGGTAKMLREAGLEVKEVSEHTGFPEMMDGRVKTLHPKIHGGLLGRRDLDSHQAAMAEHDIPPIDLVCVNLYPFAEVTARGCTLEEAIENIDIGGPSMLRSAAKNHEAVTVLVDPADYAVVLDEMKASGGATTHETRATLARKVYAATAAYDGMIADYLGNLQTSADEPFGETLHLPLTREANLRYGENPAQKAALYGNLSELLEQLHGKELSYNNIVDIDAALRLMSDFQQEKRAVVAILKHNTPCGVGAGANPREAYEKAFATDPESPFGGILICNQTWDLQLAETVDEIFTEVLIAPDFTEEALSLLQKKKNRRLMRWNVAATPTDEADIRRVFGGWLVQERDQSVEDVHTSNVATRKAPSATELQAMDFGWRVVKHIKSNAIVFCTADRTLGVGGGQTSRVDAVRIAIESAQRQGLSLAGSTIASDAFFPFPDGVALALDAGATSVVQPGGSVRDDAAIELADQRDVSMVLTGARHFRH; the protein is encoded by the coding sequence ATGAGTTCGAACGCCCCGATCCGGAGAGCCCTGCTCTCCGTAAGCGACAAAAATGGTGTCCTGGAATTGGCTCAGGGCCTCGCCGCCCATAACGTGGAACTGCTCTCGACCGGCGGTACCGCGAAAATGCTGCGGGAGGCCGGACTGGAAGTCAAAGAAGTTTCGGAGCATACCGGCTTCCCCGAAATGATGGATGGGCGGGTCAAAACGCTCCACCCCAAAATCCACGGGGGCCTTCTCGGACGGCGTGATCTGGACAGCCATCAGGCTGCCATGGCCGAGCACGATATTCCTCCGATCGATCTCGTCTGCGTCAATCTCTACCCCTTCGCAGAGGTCACCGCTCGCGGCTGCACTCTTGAGGAAGCCATCGAAAATATCGATATCGGCGGTCCCTCGATGCTCCGTTCGGCGGCCAAAAACCATGAGGCGGTAACCGTCCTGGTTGATCCCGCAGACTACGCCGTCGTTCTCGATGAGATGAAAGCGAGCGGAGGCGCGACCACCCACGAAACGCGAGCCACCCTGGCCCGCAAGGTCTACGCAGCGACCGCGGCGTACGATGGCATGATTGCCGATTATCTGGGCAACCTGCAGACCAGCGCCGACGAGCCCTTCGGAGAAACGCTGCATCTCCCGCTGACCCGCGAGGCCAACCTGCGCTACGGCGAAAACCCTGCACAGAAAGCAGCTCTTTACGGGAACCTCAGCGAACTTCTCGAGCAACTACACGGCAAGGAACTCTCCTATAATAATATCGTGGACATCGACGCGGCCTTGCGATTGATGAGCGATTTCCAACAGGAGAAACGTGCGGTCGTCGCGATCCTCAAGCACAATACTCCATGTGGCGTCGGTGCCGGCGCCAACCCCAGAGAGGCTTATGAAAAAGCTTTTGCCACAGATCCGGAATCTCCATTTGGCGGTATTCTGATCTGCAACCAGACGTGGGATCTGCAACTGGCCGAGACCGTCGATGAAATTTTCACCGAGGTCCTCATCGCTCCCGATTTCACCGAAGAAGCACTTTCTCTTTTGCAGAAAAAGAAAAACCGTCGCTTGATGCGTTGGAATGTCGCCGCGACGCCTACCGACGAGGCGGATATTCGTCGGGTCTTCGGAGGCTGGTTGGTGCAGGAACGAGACCAGAGCGTGGAAGACGTCCACACCTCAAATGTAGCGACGCGCAAGGCGCCTTCCGCAACCGAACTTCAGGCGATGGACTTTGGCTGGCGCGTCGTGAAGCATATCAAGTCCAATGCGATCGTTTTCTGTACCGCCGATCGAACTCTGGGCGTCGGCGGCGGACAGACGTCTCGGGTAGATGCCGTGCGCATCGCGATCGAATCCGCCCAACGGCAAGGACTTTCGCTCGCCGGTAGCACAATCGCCAGCGACGCATTCTTCCCTTTCCCGGACGGAGTGGCCCTGGCTCTCGATGCGGGGGCCACCTCAGTCGTGCAGCCAGGCGGCAGCGTGCGGGATGATGCCGCAATCGAACTCGCCGACCAGCGCGACGTCAGCATGGTGCTTACCGGCGCCCGGCATTTCCGGCACTGA
- the thiS gene encoding sulfur carrier protein ThiS — protein MELQLNGESRTFPEGISLVDLIVHLDLADRRVAVECNREIIPRDRHAEHILVAGDIVEVVQFVGGG, from the coding sequence GTGGAGCTCCAATTAAACGGCGAGAGTCGAACCTTCCCGGAAGGGATTTCGCTGGTCGACCTGATTGTGCACCTGGATCTTGCCGACCGCCGCGTTGCGGTGGAATGTAACCGTGAAATCATACCTCGAGATCGCCATGCGGAGCATATTCTTGTCGCAGGCGATATTGTCGAGGTTGTACAATTTGTGGGTGGGGGATGA
- the thiE gene encoding thiamine phosphate synthase: MLVTDRRRFPTPKPDEGIARAEAEVIEEILGRGVGIVQLREKDLDGAALLRRALRLRQICDAHGARLVVNGRVDVAVAASADGVHLPVGGVSVPDARRLLPRGALVGCSVHHQEELSRVGDADYVIFGPIFETPSKPGYGPARGPAGLRAMVASAAMPVLAIGGIGPENAACVWEAGAAGIAMMGAPLANPACLDSLEFRKRRSLFNREA, translated from the coding sequence ATGTTGGTCACGGACCGGCGGCGGTTCCCGACACCAAAGCCGGATGAGGGCATCGCTCGCGCCGAAGCGGAAGTGATCGAAGAGATCCTCGGCAGGGGGGTCGGAATCGTGCAATTGCGGGAGAAGGATCTCGATGGGGCAGCGCTCCTGCGCCGGGCATTGCGGTTGCGCCAGATATGCGATGCGCATGGAGCTCGTTTGGTCGTGAACGGACGCGTGGATGTGGCGGTGGCGGCCTCGGCTGATGGCGTACATTTGCCGGTGGGAGGCGTCTCCGTGCCGGACGCCCGACGGCTTCTGCCGCGCGGGGCTCTGGTCGGATGTTCCGTCCATCACCAGGAGGAACTCTCTCGCGTGGGAGACGCAGATTACGTGATTTTCGGCCCGATCTTCGAGACGCCGAGCAAGCCCGGGTACGGACCGGCACGGGGACCGGCCGGGCTGCGGGCGATGGTGGCCAGCGCGGCGATGCCTGTTTTGGCGATCGGCGGCATCGGGCCCGAGAACGCAGCCTGCGTATGGGAAGCGGGGGCGGCCGGGATCGCGATGATGGGTGCGCCTCTGGCCAACCCGGCCTGCCTTGACTCGCTCGAGTTCCGCAAGCGCCGTTCGCTTTTCAATCGAGAGGCTTGA
- a CDS encoding thiolase family protein, whose translation MGAASERLEKRSCITGIGQSEIGRRLFRDPLELTIDACRAAIADAGLQPSDIDGLSTYPGMLDGGPGFNGANATEVQDAMRLELDWFDSGVETSGQLGSVIKACLAVGAGLANHVLCFRSVWEGSAQKGGGRAPIGGGSAAFRASGSLQWTLPFAAPSAAIWIAMFAARHFHEFGTTREQLAAIAINGRRNAARNPQAIYREPLSLDDYMAARMISWPFCLLDCDVPCDGATAFIVSRDERASDLRHPPVRVEAVGTALHGRPSWDQFDDLTTMANRDAAAHLWSRTDLKPSDVDIAQIYDGFSFLALSWLEALGFCEVGEGGPFLAGGERIAPTGELPMNTHGGQLSAGRLHGYGFLHEAVVQLRGDGGARQVAGDPRVAVAAAGGGNTCGCLLVSRD comes from the coding sequence ATGGGGGCGGCTTCCGAGCGATTGGAGAAACGATCCTGCATTACGGGTATTGGTCAATCCGAAATTGGCCGCCGCTTGTTCCGCGATCCGCTCGAATTGACCATCGATGCCTGTCGGGCAGCTATCGCGGATGCCGGATTGCAGCCCTCGGATATCGACGGTCTGTCGACGTATCCCGGAATGCTCGACGGTGGGCCCGGATTCAATGGAGCCAACGCAACCGAGGTTCAGGATGCGATGCGCTTGGAACTTGACTGGTTTGATTCGGGTGTCGAAACGTCCGGGCAATTGGGCTCGGTGATCAAGGCATGCCTCGCGGTGGGTGCGGGGTTGGCGAATCACGTTCTCTGCTTCCGAAGTGTCTGGGAGGGATCCGCACAGAAGGGCGGTGGCCGAGCCCCCATTGGTGGAGGCAGTGCGGCTTTTCGTGCTTCCGGATCTCTGCAGTGGACTCTTCCGTTTGCCGCACCGTCGGCGGCAATCTGGATTGCCATGTTTGCCGCACGCCATTTTCACGAGTTCGGCACAACGCGCGAGCAGTTGGCCGCGATCGCGATCAATGGTCGGCGCAACGCGGCGCGCAACCCACAGGCGATTTATCGCGAACCGCTTTCACTGGACGATTATATGGCTGCGCGCATGATCTCGTGGCCCTTCTGTCTTCTGGATTGCGACGTGCCCTGCGACGGCGCGACCGCGTTTATTGTGTCGCGGGACGAGCGGGCCAGTGATTTGCGGCATCCTCCAGTGCGGGTGGAGGCCGTTGGCACCGCTTTGCACGGGCGACCATCGTGGGATCAGTTTGATGATTTGACGACGATGGCGAACCGCGATGCGGCGGCGCACCTTTGGTCAAGGACGGATCTGAAGCCGTCGGATGTGGATATCGCCCAAATCTATGATGGCTTCAGCTTTCTTGCATTGTCGTGGCTGGAGGCTCTAGGTTTTTGCGAGGTCGGCGAAGGTGGACCTTTCCTTGCCGGCGGGGAACGCATTGCGCCAACCGGAGAATTGCCCATGAATACCCATGGCGGTCAACTTTCGGCCGGGCGCCTGCATGGATACGGCTTTCTCCACGAGGCCGTGGTGCAGTTGCGCGGCGACGGCGGGGCGCGTCAGGTTGCCGGCGATCCCCGAGTGGCGGTCGCAGCCGCAGGGGGCGGAAACACCTGTGGGTGTCTGCTGGTCTCTCGGGATTGA
- a CDS encoding thiolase family protein has translation MSDVYILGIDMIRFGRFPDRDVADIAAESALGALDDAGVSIHDIEAMWSGNLMQANAMVGQRVLQEIGQTGIPVVNCANACATGATAFRDAWLSVKAGVYDLVLAVGVEQMGRGLLGGGGGGGGIPKEGLLGSGTMPAIFAEAGMEHARKYGTTFEQFAKVSVKNHHHSTMNPKAMYQKETPLDEVMGAEMISYPNTKLMCSVNVDGSAAAVIASEKKAKELGLGRAVKVRASVMTSDPFTDRDLTMPDVNTCTRNAAAAAYKMAGCGPEDINLVELHDCFATAEILHYENLGLCKDGEAGRLIDEGETAHGGRVPVNMSGGLLSKGHPLGATGIANIYEVSTHLRGEAGKRQVEGARMGMTHVIGLGSACAIHILEKT, from the coding sequence ATGAGTGACGTCTATATTCTCGGAATCGATATGATTCGTTTTGGCCGTTTCCCCGATCGGGATGTGGCGGATATTGCGGCCGAATCCGCATTGGGAGCTCTCGATGATGCTGGCGTGAGTATTCATGACATCGAGGCCATGTGGTCGGGTAACCTGATGCAGGCGAATGCGATGGTCGGCCAGCGCGTCCTGCAGGAAATCGGGCAGACCGGGATTCCGGTCGTAAACTGCGCGAATGCTTGTGCCACGGGAGCGACCGCGTTCCGGGATGCATGGCTGTCGGTCAAAGCCGGAGTCTACGATCTGGTTCTGGCGGTTGGCGTGGAGCAGATGGGTCGGGGCCTTCTCGGCGGCGGTGGTGGCGGCGGTGGGATTCCCAAGGAAGGACTTCTGGGGTCCGGGACGATGCCCGCTATTTTTGCAGAAGCGGGGATGGAGCACGCTCGCAAATATGGAACGACATTCGAACAATTCGCCAAGGTTTCAGTGAAAAATCATCATCATTCCACGATGAATCCAAAGGCGATGTATCAGAAGGAAACGCCGCTCGATGAGGTGATGGGCGCGGAGATGATCTCCTACCCCAATACCAAATTGATGTGTTCCGTGAATGTGGATGGATCGGCTGCTGCAGTGATTGCTTCGGAGAAAAAAGCCAAGGAGCTTGGCCTGGGCCGTGCCGTGAAGGTGCGAGCATCGGTGATGACCAGCGATCCGTTTACCGATCGTGATCTGACCATGCCGGATGTGAATACCTGCACACGAAACGCCGCCGCCGCCGCATACAAGATGGCGGGATGCGGCCCTGAGGACATCAACCTGGTCGAGTTGCACGATTGCTTCGCGACAGCGGAAATCCTCCACTATGAGAACCTGGGTCTTTGCAAGGATGGTGAAGCCGGACGCCTGATCGATGAAGGCGAGACGGCCCATGGCGGCCGCGTTCCGGTAAATATGTCAGGGGGACTGCTCTCGAAGGGCCACCCTCTCGGCGCTACCGGGATCGCCAATATCTATGAGGTCTCGACCCACCTTCGCGGCGAGGCCGGTAAGCGTCAGGTCGAGGGCGCCCGAATGGGTATGACCCATGTGATCGGCCTGGGTTCGGCCTGCGCCATTCATATTCTGGAAAAGACCTGA
- a CDS encoding exonuclease domain-containing protein, translated as MPRASRLTPLREIHAVILDTETTGLDVTHDRLIQIGATRFQEGKCLESETFSVRIDPRQPIVEAATAIHGITDAMVRGAPSFEEIRDEFLEWIGDDIIVGQSIGFDLAILVREMRNSGIEWRPPRCLDTKLLAAALDGSDAESTLDALAARFEIPLVDRHQALGDALMTGEIFRHLLPELENAGIRTIADAETRMGGQMRIRNRQGDEGWYDRTALPPPDPWQSGRDRAPLARLDRFLYRHRVRDAMAPSVGLLLPRQTLADAIRQMDESHLGAAIAGDDERGRADGIVTERDVIALLAREGAAALDRRIEEIMTSPVASISTEAFLYRAVARMRGLGVRRLLAVDAAGRTVGLLQQRDLLGDPGTDAVALGENLAEASTPRALGDVRRGLPELVRRLVQDGVDPHETIAVVDIEMREVLARAARFAEQRMAAEGLERAPVPWAVLSLGAGGRGEGLLAPERHHAIVYEGNENEESIDGWFERLGRHLSDVLDEIGIPDIHPSLGARHATWRRSYAGWLAAVDRWALGNQAPHPKAIGSFFDARLVVGDEDLATDLMQKVRDCGAESPAILATLLKAAQPSSRKAETIDLEAEGETVIAATARLLAIVHRVEELSTPQRLAETCARQMLSGKIRDEITELHGRFLGWIVGSADKDVLEGRTPGPVLRRAALSAQGLAELEDGLLRAARLPDLALSLLDPDLARTIREA; from the coding sequence ATGCCACGCGCCAGTCGACTCACGCCCCTGCGGGAAATCCATGCCGTGATCCTCGATACGGAAACGACCGGGCTCGACGTGACGCACGACCGCCTGATCCAGATCGGCGCGACCCGCTTTCAAGAGGGAAAGTGCCTCGAAAGCGAAACTTTTTCGGTGCGGATCGACCCCCGGCAGCCAATTGTCGAGGCTGCCACGGCCATACATGGAATCACCGATGCGATGGTCCGTGGGGCTCCCTCATTCGAGGAAATTCGAGACGAATTCCTCGAATGGATCGGGGATGATATTATCGTGGGTCAAAGTATCGGATTCGATCTGGCCATTCTGGTCCGGGAGATGCGCAACTCCGGCATCGAATGGCGGCCGCCCCGCTGCCTGGACACAAAACTGCTCGCCGCCGCGCTGGACGGATCCGACGCCGAATCCACTCTCGATGCTCTCGCCGCCCGCTTCGAGATACCGCTGGTCGATCGACATCAGGCTCTTGGTGACGCTCTGATGACCGGCGAGATCTTCCGCCATCTGCTTCCGGAGCTGGAGAACGCGGGCATCCGCACCATCGCGGATGCCGAAACTCGCATGGGCGGACAAATGCGGATTCGAAACCGTCAAGGAGACGAGGGCTGGTATGACAGAACCGCCCTGCCGCCACCCGATCCATGGCAAAGCGGACGCGATCGAGCACCGCTCGCCCGGCTCGATCGTTTTCTCTACCGCCACCGCGTGCGAGATGCGATGGCACCCAGTGTGGGACTGCTCCTGCCCCGACAAACGCTGGCGGATGCCATCCGCCAGATGGATGAGTCTCATTTAGGCGCGGCGATCGCCGGCGACGACGAACGGGGCCGGGCCGACGGCATTGTCACCGAACGCGACGTCATCGCCCTGCTCGCACGAGAAGGTGCCGCAGCTCTCGACCGACGCATCGAAGAGATCATGACCTCCCCGGTCGCCTCGATTTCGACCGAAGCTTTTCTCTACCGTGCGGTCGCCCGAATGCGCGGGTTGGGCGTCCGACGCCTGCTCGCGGTCGATGCCGCCGGTCGAACCGTAGGCCTCTTGCAACAACGAGATCTTCTCGGTGATCCCGGCACCGACGCGGTGGCGCTCGGAGAGAACCTTGCCGAAGCCAGCACCCCCCGCGCCTTGGGTGATGTGCGGCGCGGCCTGCCCGAACTGGTCCGTCGCCTGGTGCAGGATGGCGTCGACCCGCACGAGACCATCGCGGTCGTCGACATAGAAATGCGCGAGGTTCTGGCGCGCGCAGCCCGCTTTGCCGAACAGCGAATGGCTGCCGAGGGACTGGAACGCGCGCCCGTCCCATGGGCCGTTCTCTCCCTCGGTGCCGGCGGACGAGGCGAAGGTCTTCTCGCGCCCGAGCGTCATCACGCAATCGTCTACGAAGGTAATGAAAACGAGGAATCGATAGACGGCTGGTTTGAGCGTCTGGGGCGGCATTTATCCGATGTCCTCGACGAGATCGGCATCCCCGACATCCACCCCTCGCTCGGAGCAAGGCATGCAACCTGGCGGCGCAGCTATGCCGGTTGGCTCGCCGCGGTAGACCGTTGGGCACTCGGGAATCAGGCCCCGCATCCCAAGGCCATCGGCAGCTTTTTCGATGCGCGTCTGGTCGTCGGCGATGAGGATCTGGCAACCGACCTGATGCAAAAAGTGCGCGACTGCGGCGCAGAATCTCCGGCCATTCTGGCGACGCTTCTCAAGGCGGCCCAACCCAGCAGTCGCAAGGCCGAGACCATCGACCTCGAGGCCGAGGGCGAAACCGTCATTGCCGCTACCGCGCGACTGCTGGCAATCGTTCACCGGGTCGAGGAACTCTCGACCCCGCAGCGCCTCGCCGAAACCTGTGCCCGGCAGATGTTGTCCGGAAAGATCCGCGACGAAATCACCGAACTTCACGGACGTTTTCTCGGCTGGATCGTCGGCAGCGCCGACAAGGATGTGCTGGAAGGACGCACTCCGGGTCCGGTGCTCAGGCGCGCCGCCCTCTCCGCGCAAGGTCTGGCGGAACTCGAAGACGGACTCCTCCGCGCCGCGCGACTCCCGGATCTGGCGTTGAGCCTGCTCGACCCGGATCTGGCCAGAACGATCCGAGAGGCCTGA
- a CDS encoding OB-fold domain-containing protein, which produces MRFHRCGPCGMRLHPPVPVCPSCGSHEVNPEAVSGRATILTFTTNYQAWMPGPDLPYVVAIIAIDEDPRVRLTTNIVGCRPEDVRIGMPVQVVFEHHPDPDGDIWIPLFMPAEELV; this is translated from the coding sequence TTGAGATTTCACCGCTGCGGACCCTGCGGCATGCGGCTGCATCCCCCCGTTCCGGTCTGTCCCTCGTGCGGATCGCATGAGGTCAACCCCGAGGCGGTCTCGGGTCGCGCAACGATTCTGACCTTCACCACCAACTATCAGGCCTGGATGCCCGGCCCGGACCTTCCCTACGTCGTCGCAATTATCGCAATTGACGAAGACCCGCGGGTGCGACTGACGACGAATATCGTCGGATGCCGCCCGGAGGATGTCCGCATCGGCATGCCGGTACAGGTCGTCTTCGAGCATCACCCGGATCCGGACGGCGATATCTGGATTCCGCTTTTTATGCCGGCTGAGGAGCTTGTCTGA
- the alr gene encoding alanine racemase — MADRTAKGLGNRRAVARIDLAALSHNTAEIRRITGPGVQLCAVVKADAYGHGAVPVARHLVRCGVEVLAVASVEEASQLRDAGIPSKILVFGDLTAAETSEAIRLGLTATLGSVDAARTLREVVDKDQRLPVHLKIDTGMRRIGFSPAELAGLPKLLDGSGLVVAGAYSHLAHGDSPGHESHEAQKVELLAACENLSRLGIPLPMRHLAGSAGLFAENGTHLDMVRTGIALYGGLPHPGYASRASLKPVMEVITRVAQVRKVTAGDGIGYGHTWRAPRDSRIAVLPIGYGQGYLRSLSNRGYTMIRGRLAPVVGTISMDQTMIDVTAAGSVKPGDEVTLWGGTAEGAPDVMELAERAGTIGYELLTRVGNTVPRTYIEPFG; from the coding sequence ATGGCAGATCGCACCGCAAAAGGGTTGGGAAACCGACGCGCGGTCGCGAGAATCGATCTGGCAGCCCTCTCCCACAATACAGCTGAAATCCGACGCATCACGGGGCCGGGCGTGCAGCTCTGCGCCGTGGTCAAAGCCGATGCCTACGGCCACGGGGCCGTGCCCGTCGCTCGGCACCTCGTCCGCTGCGGCGTCGAGGTACTTGCCGTCGCCTCGGTTGAGGAAGCCTCTCAGCTGCGCGACGCAGGGATTCCGAGCAAGATTCTTGTTTTTGGAGACCTCACAGCCGCCGAGACCTCCGAAGCGATTCGCCTCGGGCTGACCGCGACTCTGGGCTCCGTGGATGCCGCTCGAACCCTGCGCGAAGTCGTCGACAAGGACCAACGCTTGCCGGTCCACCTGAAAATTGACACCGGCATGCGCCGCATCGGTTTTTCTCCGGCTGAACTCGCCGGCCTGCCCAAACTCCTCGACGGCAGCGGTCTTGTGGTCGCAGGAGCCTATTCCCACCTTGCCCACGGTGACAGCCCGGGACACGAGAGTCACGAGGCCCAGAAGGTCGAACTTCTGGCCGCCTGCGAAAATCTTTCCAGGCTCGGCATTCCCCTGCCGATGCGGCATCTCGCGGGAAGCGCCGGCCTGTTTGCCGAGAACGGTACCCATCTCGATATGGTCCGGACGGGAATCGCCCTCTACGGCGGACTGCCCCACCCCGGCTATGCGTCGCGTGCGTCTCTCAAGCCCGTGATGGAAGTGATCACCCGTGTCGCACAGGTACGCAAAGTCACCGCCGGCGACGGGATTGGCTACGGGCACACCTGGCGTGCCCCGCGCGACAGCCGGATCGCGGTCCTCCCCATCGGCTACGGCCAGGGCTACCTGCGCTCTCTTTCCAACCGCGGGTATACGATGATCCGCGGTCGCCTGGCACCCGTCGTGGGCACCATCTCGATGGACCAGACAATGATCGATGTGACAGCTGCCGGCAGCGTCAAACCGGGAGATGAAGTCACTTTATGGGGTGGCACCGCGGAAGGTGCTCCCGATGTAATGGAACTTGCCGAGCGTGCCGGTACGATTGGCTACGAGTTATTGACCCGCGTCGGGAACACCGTCCCACGCACCTATATTGAACCCTTTGGTTGA
- a CDS encoding Zn-ribbon domain-containing OB-fold protein, with the protein MGEPYLEGHRCGNCGAIYLGERRVCGKCGTRDEMEAFPLAKTGKLYSYSIVYRSFPGIETPYISAIVDLDGGGTVKGNLIDVEPDPAKVEFDMPVEVVFADALGRKDKEGNSYLSYFFRPLAA; encoded by the coding sequence ATGGGAGAACCCTACCTTGAGGGCCATCGTTGCGGCAATTGCGGGGCGATCTACCTTGGCGAGCGCCGGGTATGCGGCAAATGCGGGACACGTGACGAGATGGAAGCATTCCCGTTGGCCAAAACCGGAAAGCTCTACAGCTACTCGATTGTCTACCGCTCGTTTCCGGGGATCGAGACGCCCTATATTTCGGCAATCGTCGACCTCGATGGCGGTGGGACCGTCAAGGGGAATCTGATTGATGTCGAACCGGACCCGGCCAAGGTCGAATTCGACATGCCGGTCGAGGTTGTCTTTGCCGATGCGTTGGGTCGCAAGGATAAAGAAGGCAACAGCTATTTAAGCTACTTCTTCCGCCCTCTGGCGGCCTGA
- a CDS encoding carbonic anhydrase → MSKSDPKPPNATAALQMLVDGNQRFATGARRAVSAADLETMRARNASGQSPFAAVLTCADSRVAPEIVFDELLGALFVIREGGNVGESSSTLGSLELAVLELHVPLLVVMGHVSCAAVAAAQGSETPPGHLGEIVRAIRPRVKGIEDSKTAIRANIAGTCQALVDQSPVLAEASRRGVVRIAAALYDPATGQVDFKPLD, encoded by the coding sequence ATGTCCAAATCTGATCCGAAGCCGCCCAATGCGACCGCAGCTCTGCAAATGCTGGTCGACGGCAACCAACGTTTCGCCACAGGTGCGCGACGAGCTGTGAGTGCCGCCGATCTTGAAACGATGCGCGCACGCAATGCATCCGGTCAGAGCCCCTTTGCCGCGGTGCTTACCTGCGCCGACTCGCGCGTCGCTCCCGAAATTGTCTTCGACGAGCTTCTCGGTGCGCTCTTCGTTATCCGCGAGGGCGGAAACGTCGGCGAGTCCTCATCAACTCTGGGTAGTCTGGAACTCGCCGTGCTGGAGCTCCACGTTCCTCTGCTCGTCGTTATGGGGCACGTCTCGTGTGCCGCAGTCGCCGCTGCGCAAGGTTCGGAAACACCGCCGGGACATCTCGGCGAAATCGTCCGCGCGATTCGACCGCGAGTCAAAGGCATCGAGGATTCAAAAACGGCGATCCGCGCAAATATCGCCGGAACCTGTCAGGCGCTCGTGGACCAGAGTCCTGTCCTCGCGGAAGCATCCAGGCGAGGCGTGGTGCGAATCGCCGCGGCCCTCTACGACCCGGCTACAGGTCAGGTTGATTTCAAGCCTCTCGATTGA
- a CDS encoding thiazole synthase, giving the protein MNSEDQIEDPLVIGDRTFSSRLIVGTGKYKDFTETRQAIEASGAEMVTVAVRRVNITDPGKENLLDYLPLDRYTILPNTAGCFTADEAIRTAMLAREAGVGNLVKVEVLGDEKTLFPDVPATLEASEKLVQEGFVVLPYITDDPITCRKLEDMGCAAVMPLAAPIGSGLGIRNPYNLRIIVEHASVPVIVDAGVGCASDTAKVFELGCDAVLMNTAIAGADDPVGMARAMKLAVEAGRASHRAGRIPRKLYATASSPIEGMLD; this is encoded by the coding sequence ATGAATTCGGAAGACCAAATCGAGGATCCGCTGGTCATTGGTGATCGGACTTTTTCTTCACGTCTGATTGTGGGCACCGGCAAATACAAGGATTTTACCGAGACCCGGCAGGCGATTGAGGCCAGCGGGGCCGAAATGGTCACCGTCGCGGTGCGGCGCGTAAACATCACGGATCCGGGCAAGGAGAACCTTCTCGATTACCTCCCTCTGGATCGATACACCATCCTGCCCAACACGGCGGGTTGTTTTACCGCGGACGAGGCCATCCGTACCGCGATGCTGGCTCGCGAGGCGGGTGTCGGTAATCTCGTGAAGGTCGAGGTCCTGGGCGACGAAAAGACGCTCTTCCCGGATGTGCCCGCGACTCTGGAGGCCTCAGAGAAACTGGTTCAGGAAGGTTTCGTTGTGTTGCCGTATATCACGGATGATCCAATCACCTGTCGCAAGCTGGAAGATATGGGCTGTGCCGCGGTGATGCCTCTGGCGGCACCCATCGGTTCGGGTCTGGGGATTCGAAATCCATACAACCTGCGGATCATTGTGGAGCATGCATCGGTTCCCGTCATCGTCGATGCGGGCGTTGGCTGCGCTTCGGATACCGCCAAGGTTTTCGAGTTGGGCTGTGATGCCGTGTTGATGAATACGGCGATCGCGGGCGCAGACGACCCGGTTGGCATGGCTCGGGCGATGAAGTTGGCGGTCGAGGCGGGACGAGCCTCGCATCGAGCGGGTCGTATTCCGCGGAAGCTGTATGCCACGGCTTCCAGTCCCATCGAGGGGATGCTCGACTGA
- a CDS encoding histidine phosphatase family protein → MAERQIYLVRHGVAEDISSTGADFDRALTSGGVRKMHAAATGLRTIGVQPGILVASPYRRAQETAAVLADVLAPGQRETWDELGCGVEPRAVLAKIVGLDPRADLMLVGHEPDMGVLLSLFLTGNTDGFWTHFRKGAVACISGANLPPQGRARLEWFERATVLGRVGD, encoded by the coding sequence ATGGCCGAGAGACAGATATATTTGGTTCGTCACGGGGTGGCTGAAGATATCAGCTCGACGGGAGCAGACTTCGACCGCGCGCTGACCTCGGGCGGGGTTCGCAAGATGCACGCGGCGGCCACGGGACTCCGGACGATCGGGGTGCAGCCCGGGATTCTCGTGGCGAGTCCCTACCGGCGGGCGCAGGAGACCGCCGCGGTGCTGGCCGACGTCCTGGCGCCGGGGCAGCGCGAAACCTGGGATGAATTGGGTTGCGGGGTGGAACCTCGGGCTGTGCTCGCCAAGATCGTCGGACTGGACCCTCGCGCGGACCTGATGCTGGTCGGCCATGAGCCCGATATGGGGGTTCTGCTCTCGCTTTTCCTCACCGGGAATACGGACGGCTTCTGGACACATTTCCGCAAGGGTGCCGTTGCCTGTATTTCCGGCGCGAATTTGCCCCCACAGGGGCGGGCCCGGCTGGAATGGTTCGAGCGCGCGACGGTTTTGGGTCGGGTCGGGGACTGA